A section of the Bactrocera neohumeralis isolate Rockhampton unplaced genomic scaffold, APGP_CSIRO_Bneo_wtdbg2-racon-allhic-juicebox.fasta_v2 ctg2163, whole genome shotgun sequence genome encodes:
- the LOC126766696 gene encoding putative mediator of RNA polymerase II transcription subunit 29 codes for MNNHRMATQQLTTSNEHVKTLYQHQLRRTTTTTITTLERNKHQQRNNINNNASNTQQMHQLNVNMQKRSTTEYRRNKKRNQQCAYAIVMQQNNNNREQQTTTNNNGNNNKNNTYSKECINNKTRIITTVSTETSTTTTTTITTTTHQSSTTQQNKQQNAMANNDINNNNNNINNGNGNNNKQQIQ; via the exons ATGAACAATCACCGAATGGCAACGCAACAATTAACAACATCAAATGAACACGTAAAGACACTGTATCAACATCAATTGaggcgaacaacaacaacaacaataacaacacttgAAAGAAACAAACATCAACAACGaaacaacatcaacaataatGCATCGAACACGCAACAAATGCATCAATTAAACGTGAACATGCAAAAACGATCAACGACTGAGTACCGAAGAAACAAGAAACGAAATCAACAATGCGCCTATGCAATTGTAatgcaacaaaacaacaacaatcgtgaacaacaaacaacaacaaacaacaacggcaacaacaacaaaaacaacacttattCGAAAGAATGTATCAACAACAAAACACGCATCATAACAACAGTATCAACagaaacatcaacaacaacaacaacaacaataacaacaacaacgcatcaAT CATCAACAACGCAAcagaacaaacaacaaaatgcaaTGGCAAACAAtgacatcaacaacaataacaacaacatcaacaacggCAACGGgaataacaataaacaacagATACAATAA